Sequence from the Amaranthus tricolor cultivar Red isolate AtriRed21 chromosome 1, ASM2621246v1, whole genome shotgun sequence genome:
TTTGTCTCTATTACTTCTTCTGTCTCGATGAGTTTGTTGTTTGTCAATAATATTATTCACCATTTTCTTTAACTAGGAGTATTGTGGCTAATTTTTCAAATCCTTTTTAGAAATAATAAGTTAGTCTATTGATTGAAATCTTTCCTTTCATCCTTATGACATAGACTTTTGATTCTCACGAGTCACCACCTATGTTCCCCTGCTCTACTCCATACTCCATTGCAACTTTGATCTTTCCGGTTACTAAAATTAGCGGTTTCAAATGTTCTTTTCATAACAAATCTTTTCTATTTGTTGAAGGATGGGACTATGGGAAAGAATGCCCTTTCCTTTTTCCCTTTGGGCATTCGTagcaagaaaaatagaatcacTACTTTCAGTGTCAAAAACTAATTTGTCGGGTGATAATATCATCACCCATCCATTTTTCATACAACCCATGCCGATACACAAGCCACTCGAGAATAGGTGGATGATTTCAGGGCTCAggtacacaaaaacaaaactgaTAAATCTGCTTAATTCCATAACAAAGCCTATTGCATTACATTAAAATACAGTTTGTTTTCGAGATCCCATTGATGGGGAGAATTCAGAATTCTCCGAACTGAACTAtatagactatatatatatactatatgctTATCATTCTGTTTCATTATATAACATTGAAATTTGCTGAGAAGATCTGTAACATTCTACAGAGGAAGAACGGAAAACTACAAATTAATGTCTCGAATGACAAAATCCTCATGCAACTATCTGCTATACAAGTTTGTTCGATGAGCAGTTCCACTTCACCTTCAATGAGAGTCGGTGCACCCTTTCGACGGATTCTTCATGCAGTTTGCTCACGGATAGCACTTAATGATTGATCTTGGACAAAAGTTCTTAGACAACCATTTATGATGCGAGGTGCTGAACCATCACAAAACCGTTTTGCAAGATCCACAGCCTtcatatgaagcaaatgctctTTCGTAAGTATTTGTTTAAAAGTTAGGAATATGTTCCAAGTTGTTGAGAGTATAATACCTCGTTGATGACAATTTGATGTCGTGTTCCTAGAGCAGATATTTCAGACATTGCTAAATGAAGAATTGCGAACTCCAAAATTCGTCCAGTTGGGTCATTCTAATAATTAGAGCATCCAAAATGACAGAAACATCAGTTCGCAAagcaaaatataatttttttttcagaacAGTGGGTCATAGAGATCCAAGACAATACAAGGAGCCCCATaaaatgttatatactctatcatgccctatgttacttggactcaggTATTGATTGCGGATACTGGTAcatgtccaagtgtcggatacgtttaaatattcaatttatgCCTAAATTAGTATCTAAGTGCCATATCAATGTCCAAGCATTAGGGTTcagacacgggtacgtgaagcaaaatgaagagtccgagtaacatagacCACACCCCTTCATCCGAGAGTCATTTGATCTAGAAGAATGGATCTAACACAAACTCATACCAtctcaaggaaccaactcaaccaaaagcttaagttgatcgCTTTAGCACTAAGATATGTTAATATACTCTATTAGAAGAGATGTATAGGATGGTTTAcacaaaaagtaaacaaaaggGTAGCTAAACAGGTCATACTTCAATAAAATGCTCCATTTATTAATACGAAAGTAACAGAAAAGTCATCGAAGAGAAATTTTGAGTAGATTGCAGACCTTCCAGCTTGATGGTGCTACTCTGTCAATCACTAGGACATGATTATCCCATCTATCTACTACGGCACCCAACAGTTTCATCGTGAATCTGCAATGAGTAAAAATCTTTGAGTACTTGTTTAGCATTGTAGTACGCACTAACGGCATAGTATCAATGTGCATCTATAATCTGAAGACAGAATACTTGCCTCAGTAGCAGTTTGCTATACACCAACTTCAGAGGAGCTGAAAGAACTTCTTCCTCTGTAATAAAAGAGAATGTGATCAGATACGCACAATTTTCTAACGGAAACCACCAAATCATGACAATGAGAGGGATaataagcaaataaaaattgatacaTGAAATATTTGTAACACAACAATCGATGGTTGGACATGTGATGCCGAAATAGACACATAATATAGTAAAAAAACCTGAATAATATCCTAAGTTAATCTAACAAACAGTAGTAGCGCCCAGACGAGTAGAACCAGCGCTTTGAAAACCTGTGACCGAATCAGAACTGACATGAAGTAATGTTGACTAATCAAATCACTGACCAATTTTCAACTGATTCAAACGACAATTCAGCTAACTTGGAAAACTAAAAAGTGAAAATGCGACCCATTCTTCAAGCAACTCTAGTACAACCTTAACGTATAGTGATTTATTTTGTCACTTCTGAATTCTAAACTTTCATGCTAATTAACCTATATTTGACTTGAATGAATGGTAAGAGACCCACTTCGACCTaaactgattttttttgcaattgATTCTTTGTTATGCAGGAAGATGTGTACTACTATTTAAGATGGGTacataaaaagcaaaaaattacTTCAAAATAACGTGTAACTCAACCAATGTGTACTTGATCTGTATTATGAACTAAACTAGATATGCCATGTGAATCCGAAATATAATTAGAACACATATGATCATACTTGAAGGCAGAAACTGAACCCAATCACATACGAAAACAATCAAATCAGATTTTGGTCAACTCTAAATCAGACTCGAAGTTTCACCAATCCGTAAACCAAATCGAATTGCAACTAACTCAAACCCAAATAAATAATGGAGCGCATACTTATTCATGTGCAAAATCGGCATCCCCTCACTTGAATAGTAATTCTGCTCAAACAAAATGCTAACCACTAAAATGAATCCATTTTTGTGCTACCTGTCTACAATTCCTGTGAGAATTTGGCAAAATTGATTGTTTACCAACCAACAAAGGCTGCACAACACCGAAGATTAAATAGCTTTCAAACAACATAAGTCAAGGAAACGCAACTGCCATGAATGGTGAATCTACTACTTACAACcaatcaaaacaaaaactaGAACAGGCTTATCTGATACttgaatattaaattatatgaatatttCATACAAATAAAGGTAAGAGGAGAATCGGGTCATGTCTTAGTAGAAACAAATATTGTTTTCCCTAAGGTTTTAATCCTCATCTAGCCCTCACCTTCCCTCAGCTTACCCTGTAATCCaaacatataaacaaataaaggTAAGAGTAGGAAAATGAAGAAGAGGGAAGAACACTTAAGTTGTGCAAATAAACACTTAAGGAAATGTTGTTTTACTCTCACTATAAAGAATCCTTAGAAGTTGCTGAAACCAGAACAAGAAGTGAATGTGAAAAGCAAATATTTTGCCTTTTTGTTCTGCATAATCCACATTTAGAACCCTGATATACATGTTTGAAGAGTCCAGCTTCAACCAAAGATTTTGAGATCATGTTCAATAGGCTTCAATCACCCATTCAAAGTCTCTATATCATTTTGAATAGTATTTGCCTTAAGAGCAAATTGAATAGTGAAGAGAGTACTGGAGAATAACAACTCAATGGCCGGTCAATTGAGTCTGGCTAGCTAGAAACAATATCATCTGTAGAAATTCAAGAGCACAACCAGAAAAAGCATTGAAACTGAAGTTTAAATAAACAAAGTCCAACACACAAGGACAGAGTTCCAGAGTGCCTCAATGGctcaataaaacaaaaattgaatGGCTATAATTTGAAgtgttataattaaaattaatgtgTCATCTGCAGATTTCTTGGATTAGTTTGTCATGATGGATTAGAAGAAAGGGAAGTAAAAAGACTATATGCACAAGGCCAAGTTCAAAAATTAAAGGGCAGGGCTCAACACTCGAGCCATCTCTTCTATCCAGTGCAATACCCAGGTTATGGTTCATGGGTTTCATCAGGTAGTAATAATGAGAAGCATGAAAGGGGTGGTACATCCTGATCAACTCATCAGCTAAGCCTTGtccaaacaataaataatacagGAGTTTTTCTGCATGAGATTGCCTCCTGATAGAAGACAATAGAGAGATTAACTTAAACGTGCAACcatatatattcaagaaaattcCTTTAGCTGAGGTAGTAATCCCAATGAAATAATCAAAAGGCTGAGGGTACTATGTAACGCTCTAATCCCCGACCAATATGTCCAGCAAAAGCGGACCGCGGACCTGAGATGGTTGGAAAGgaaaaaaacataaacatacAAACAACATATAGAAATATTTTTCAGCACTTGAGTCGTCTTTCCAGTTTCTATCATAGTTGCGCAACACTCTAAACAAGAAAACAAAAGTTCACAAAGGTTTCCTTTTGATATAGAGCTTGTATTCCATATCCAGAACTTAGAAGTATAGCATATAGACAAATTACTAATATTGCTGAAGACTTGAAATCCTGACCTAATCCTATCATCAAATAACATTAGCTGTGACAAAACAAAAGCTAAGACATGAAACATACCAATAGCTGATTCTTCTTCAAGTTCACTAAGAAGTTGATCAGCTTCCTCAATGGTGGAGGTGGTAACAGCGGGTCCTCCAAATCTCGTGTGATCATATCGGAGTAAGGAGCTCTTGTCAAAAACGTACCCGGATTCTAAATTGCAgtaacaaattaattaattatataacacAGCTTTTCACATGCAACTCtcaaaaaacatatattttgttCTACGCAAATCAATGAGAGTTTCTTGAATTTACCTTTAGGAGCATTCATTCGCTTCTCAAACAAACGAACTGGATCATGCCCATCTAAACATGAAGCATATACCATCAACCTGCGCATTTGCATTGTCAAAACAAATAAGCATCATTCTAGAAACAAGAAAAAGGATGTAAAATAGAGAATATTGTATAAAGCAAGAAACGAAAGGCTTAAAATTACTGTACAAGGCAAGCTCCCGGGCAGCTCTCGGACTGCAAAACCTTCCATTCTTGTCAATTCTGGGCAATGTATAGGTATCATCTTTACCACTCTCTGAGGTTGAGGATGTAGTTTCAATCTCCTTAAGAACGGTTGTTCCACCCTCACCGCCACCTCCAACTCCGGGTACAAGAATCTGGTTTCTAATCTGTCTTCTCAACCAAGGCTTTGAGTTGTTTGGATGCCTACAATTGCTGCTTGCACTACTTCTATTAGAACTAGAACTGAGGCAAGGAACTGAAGTTCGTCGATGAGGACACCAAGAAACTGAAAGACGGTCATGAAGACTCGACAGTAAGTTTGAGCAATTTATACTGCTACTACAATGACTCAGTACCACGGGTCTTCCCTCCATCCTCCTATACTAATTCCAGATATAGCAAGGCCAACAGTTCGCAGTTCCGTTTTTCTGCTCTTCAACCTATCACAAAATAcagatttttcttcactttttgTCCATACAATAGTATAAATTCtcttatttttggaaatcttATCCATACCAAAGGTAAAATGAGACACCAACAACTATTGCCCTCTTTTCTTTGGCTAATTTTTCATATACCCACATGGTCATTtactcaaaataaataaaattttaaaccctAACTGTTCTTCAAGAGTATATGCATTAAATTCTATCTACATTGAGTAATCTACCAACTGGCAACTACCCAAATGGTGGATGTAGTATTTACTTCACCCCCTTATAGAACCATATGTAGTTCAAAAACAATCACCATGTACACAACAAATTAACCAAACAATTTACACTTTAGTGATTTTGCCAATCGAAAGACAACAGAATTTCTACTTTCTAGCCATTAAAATTGAGGATAGAATCAATAATTCAATtagaaaaaatttataccaaaaccCTCCTCAGACTCTTGTTTTCCAAACAAACACACAAGTACAATAAGAATTTCAATAGTCAAATGAAAATAGAAGTTAAGCTAAGAAATGCATAAATAAACAGAAACatgaaaaaagaagaaataGAATAAGAGAAATGAGTGGAGCGTAACTTACCAACGGTTAGTAAAGATAGAAAGGGAAGTTGGGAATGAAACTGGGTTAGCCGCTGGCGTGTGAAGGCGGAGAGTAGCAACTAGCAAGGAGTGTAACAGGCAAACAGCAAAGTGCAGAAAAAAAAGGAGACTTATCAGTTATCTTCATCACCACAACGGGCATACCCTTACCTGGGGGACAAATATCCCAAGCCCAAATCTTTAGTCAATTACGGcactaactaaaaaaataataattttgggaCAATTGAATGTTTGGCAAACAGCTAATAGTTGTTAGTTGTTAGTTGTTAGCTGTTAATTACATTGGTTGGTTTGActaattgattttaaattcgcTGTTATAAACAACTTGTTCAAACAGCTTATATTTAcaacaataagttgtttcaatcaAAATAAGCTGAAATTGTCTAATAAGTTATTTAACCAAACACTCCCATTTCTAGAGAATCGTCGTAAAAGACAAGTGGAGACAATTAATTTGTTCGATAaatggtgagaattgaattcTTATTACAAAGGTGAAAAAGATAAGCACCCAGCTATTAGATTGTGTTTttgctttttgtttgtccaccaattttattgtttagtcaacttttttcattttatccaaGTTTGTCCGTCTTGATATTTGTCCGCTATAAGACTATCTCAAACTCAGTTTTCTTTGCATTTGAAATTTTGAGTTTTGTTGAACTCTTTATTATTATCGCACCACATATACATTGTCACATATCGGAGAAAGAGAAAACACTATATCATTCTGTAAACTTGAAGAATAATTCCTATTACTACGAATTTATTTTACTGGTGAATCTCGTAAGTTTGTAAGTGGATTACCACTTCTCCTTATTCAATTGTTTGGGTTGATGATCATTTCTTAAATTCAACTATTGCCAATGGCCCAAGCATGGTTACATAAACAAAACAATCATACAACATAACAAAATAGTTAGGCATGCATAGAAACACTTTCAACTCCGCTTCATCTTCCTCACGAGCTTGCTAACCTTTATCTTCGTCCATGCCTAGTTTATTAGACCTAGCTTTTGCCTGCTGACATCTGCTATCTCCTTCTTTGACTATCCAAAATAATGTCGAATATTCGATATTCGATATTCGATATccaatcatttaaaaaatatcCAATATTCTTATATGCGATTCTCAAAAATTTGATATTCAAATCCGTATTAGATATCCAAATTTTCAAATCCGTGTTACATTTACTGATTGATGTAAGACCTTGTATTCAACAAACTGACTTCTAATTTACGAAAAGGAggcaaaataagaaaaaaaataaaaaatactcctttctataatttataattgaaaaattgaTCCCGTGAAACTTCCAAATGATGAAAAACTTTGAGAAACTTCCGATCAACATATTTGATGACGGGTTTATGGGACAGAGCCATCTTTCGGCTCCATGAAAGACGTAAAACAGCCAATACCTTTGCTTCGGCTACGGGAAAGCTAGGCAATACTCCCATCGTCTCAAACTCTCAATTACCATGCTGATAATTATGAGGGTCATTTTTTGGGTTAGTTTTAATGTGCAATCGTCTAGGGCTCAATTTATGAACATACCCAAAATAAGTTAatccttattattaaaaattgttCTTTAATTATACTTTTGTACCTTATCATTATAGCAaatgtatgagaccgtctcgccGTGAGATGAGCCCATACAAGTAGCCCATTAGggaaaaacatcaaaaaaaacaatgaaggaaaaaaaagtaataacatGATCTTAAATTTGTacatttatttgatatatatgtgatggaaaaagagaaattatatgAGGTAtagttaaagaaaaaaaaaaccgaaACATTACTTATACAAGGACCCCGTTTTTAGTTGTTGCCTAGGGGTCAAAAATTGTCAGAAACGGCACTAATAATTGATTAGGTATTCGTGTAGAGTCCTCTGGTACTCACTCCCTTTAACTTTGTTAATATGGAAACTATTACTTAGAGTTATTAACAATATTTGACTAGCTGAAAATATTAGTTGATAAACCAATTATTACAAAGAAGTTACTAAAAGTCAATTGATTCTACGACTCGACATTTAACTAATATTGTAATGAAATGTGAATTTAACCCAATATcaaaaatgaatttataatCATACATAACCAACGtaaacacaaaatcaaattcaattttaaatcaatttaaaatacttaataaaaacTTGATCATATGacacaaataaatattaatacctCCACCCTCGGCGCTGCTTGAGAAGCATTTCTCCTTTTACGACCGACCAAAACCAAGAATAATTGAATGCTACAATTACAAATATAAGTGAGTAGTATAAAGACGCAATTGAATGAGACCCCACACCACATGCAAGTAACTTCACCCATAAAACATTCATATCTTATCAAATCCACTATATATAATGAATCCCTTTCATGCATTATTATCATGTGTTTACCCTAGCTATTTATTCATCCCTATTTATATCCTTCCATTATCACAAATTccataaatacaaaaataaaatttaaatggagaaaaattacaaaataattaattcttccTCATCAATTCAATATCCCGTTCAAAATTTTGACAGATTAGCAATTGCAAGCAACACTACAGTAAGAGATGAAAAAGAAGAAAccgaaaagatgaagaagaataACAAGGTATTAACGATTAATTCTAAGTTGGTAACaatagatgaagatgaaaaagaatGTCTTCGGAGATTAGCAGAAACTACTTGTACTACTACAACCAACAAAAATGATCAGCCACTTGTGGGTTTtaatcaaaagcttaaacttaaagatgaagataataataacaagttgGAGAGTAAGAAATCTTTGGATATAAATGAAAGTGCTgaaaaatttattcaaaattttaagcAACAGTTACTTCTTCAACGTCTTCAATCTATTGAAAATGTTGATAACATTATTGCAAGAGGACTCTGATCGTATGTACTGTCAtacctttatttttaaaatagttatatTTGTCTTATAAAACTCACACGTACAAATAAATGTATTAAGTATACGTACGTGTGATGAATAAGGCCAGGATTATAAACTTtttgcattttaatttgttttattttattttattatttttttaattatatttctgcatgtttgttcatgattttgttGCTGTATAATAATTGGTGTTAATCAAGCTAGCATGTAGAGTTAATTCTTTTGTGTCTATGATTTATCGACTCTCTGGTCATAAAAAATAGAAAGACTGTGGAAAATAATCCGGCCATTTGACttaattatttatgaataatctcatatattgattattattttataattttaattttattatgtgtTTGTAATTATGTCTGGGAGGGGAAGGGTTCTGATTATCAAAACTACTAGATATACTCTGAGAggaaatatatagcaaatattgaattattagaTAATAATTTAAAGGTAAAATTATAcgcaacaaataaataaaaagattaaattattttcgactatcaatttatatatttcacTGAATTAGTTTCTTAAAAATTAGGTCTTGTAATACCGCACACTTTTTGTCAATACAAAGCAATCATCTTAAGTTGTATTACCAAATACCAATGTGCATTAATTACTGGCAACCATTGAATATATTCCTTGCTTCTTAACTTGACATCATCACACTTTTTGCCTTGCATTGGTTCTCCTGCTAGAGATTACAGATTAACGAAGATAAATCACCTTTAATTGGATAGGTAAACatcttataaaataaaaattaaaaagtactAATAAGAGTTTTTTTCACCAAATTAAAGTACctatataattttgaaaatctCATATGAATTATCAATTATATCAAATccatttgttttaaaaaaaaacgattTTATTCCAAGAGGAATAGCTTCTCATCGTACTGCTTTGGAGTCATTAGGCATATTAACTAGTCTAATCCATCTTGGTGTCCGGCCACCTCAACGTCTATACAAAGGGTTACGTATAGACAATATTGAAATGTTCTTCTACTGCTTGAGAGCTTACGGTTTCATGTTCTATTTCACTCCCCAATAGGGTTCTTTTCACCCTTCCCACATAGTATTACTTCGCTATCGGTCAACCAAATGTATCCTTGCtcattaattttgtttctttgCTCCTTTCTACTTGTTTCCTTGTTGAGCAATACATCCAAAATTAGCATGGATATAAGATTTGTACTATTTGTGTTAAAGA
This genomic interval carries:
- the LOC130824118 gene encoding uncharacterized protein LOC130824118, translated to MEGRPVVLSHCSSSINCSNLLSSLHDRLSVSWCPHRRTSVPCLSSSSNRSSASSNCRHPNNSKPWLRRQIRNQILVPGVGGGGEGGTTVLKEIETTSSTSESGKDDTYTLPRIDKNGRFCSPRAARELALLMVYASCLDGHDPVRLFEKRMNAPKESGYVFDKSSLLRYDHTRFGGPAVTTSTIEEADQLLSELEEESAIEEEVLSAPLKLVYSKLLLRFTMKLLGAVVDRWDNHVLVIDRVAPSSWKNDPTGRILEFAILHLAMSEISALGTRHQIVINEAVDLAKRFCDGSAPRIINGCLRTFVQDQSLSAIREQTA